Proteins encoded together in one Miscanthus floridulus cultivar M001 chromosome 16, ASM1932011v1, whole genome shotgun sequence window:
- the LOC136514216 gene encoding uncharacterized protein At4g06744-like produces the protein MANHPKCHSTQNILILLSYTAAIVAVSTLSLPLLASSQSLDFARICVGPKNILELCVGAEPKRGNSVSLVATVGATNARALIHNSEDISGPLPQDFGFSNLSYLGLANNNLSGPIPASVGHLHGSLLEIVLLNNQLSGCLPHELGMLNKAAVIDAEALCKLAGPAGRLGNLTLRGNYFTSVGPACSALIKGGLLDVKNNCIPGFANQKRPAECLAFQSQPKTCPEAFTQVSCPAAATTNAAASGESKARDYYSYLTYASLRE, from the exons ATGGCCAACCACCCCAAGTGTCATTCCACCCAAAACATCTTAATCCTTCTATCTTACACTGCTGCAATAGTAGCAGTTTCTACTCTGTCGCTGCCACTGCTTGCTTCATCACAATCTCTAGATTTCGCGAGAATATGCGTTGGTCCCAAGAACATACTAGAGCTATGTGTGGGTGCCGAGCCCAAACGAGGCAACAGCGTATCCCTAGTAGCTACCGTCGGTGCGACAAACGCTAGGGCGCTCATCCATAACAGTGAAGACATCTCTGGGCCTCTTCCCCAGGACTTCGGCTTCTCCAACTTGAGTTACCTCGGCCTCGCCAACAACAATCTCAGCGGGCCAATCCCAGCATCAGTCGGGCACCTGCACGGCTCCCTCCTCGAGATTGTACTCCTGAACAACCAGCTCTCCGGCTGCCTCCCCCACGAGCTCGGCATGCTGAACAAGGCAGCCGTGATCGACGCCG AAGCTCTCTGCAAGCTCGCTGGGCCGGCTGGCCGCCTGGGCAACCTCACGCTGCGTGGCAACTACTTCACCTCAGTCGGGCCGGCGTGCTCAGCGCTAATCAAAGGCGGCCTACTGGACGTGAAGAACAACTGCATTCCGGGCTTTGCCAACCAGAAGCGACCGGCGGAGTGCCTGGCGTTCCAGAGCCAGCCAAAGACGTGCCCGGAGGCATTCACTCAGGTGTCATGCCCTGCCGCAGCTACCACGAATGCAGCGGCGTCGGGGGAGAGCAAGGCCAGAGACTACTACAGCTACCTGACGTACGCTAGTCTGCGTGAGTGA
- the LOC136510618 gene encoding uncharacterized protein, whose amino-acid sequence MVQAKLFYGKPHVDANAHLQHFMEVCGTFTIKGVTSDAIPLCLFLFSLHWNAKQWFYANHEVITTWDSCANAFFKKFFRMGKTNALHGKISSCQQQADESIPEAWERLQQYIRACPHHGIRDWLLIQGFCHGLSNTARSHLDAVAGGAFFSLNVRESMELAGKMVLNEGWNDELLHPKKREMYTINKVDIISSKMDLLMKKIEEISNFKKDHKAIQYYATAQAIAADPWCEVCGEDEHSGNNCPETKKDVNFINNNGYRSQQQVWNSRPFYQGNGGNNFNNNQPSLRDLVLGQDRINENINKKLLANDKTLENLNTKTDSFASTIKNELSFNEIFEIQLAQLAAVIPSFEEGKIPGKSKEPLCGRTA is encoded by the coding sequence ATGGTACAAGCCAAGCTATTCTATGGAAAGCCTCACGTGGATGCGAATGCACACCTTCAACATTTTATGGAGGTGTGTGGCACCTTCACTATCAAAGGAGTCACTTCTGATGCCATCCCCCTTTGCCTCTTCCTATTTTCATTGCATTGGAatgcaaagcaatggttctacgccaaccaTGAAGTTATCACTACCTGGGATAGTTGTGCCAATGCCTTCTTCAAGAAGTTCTTCCGGATGGGCAAGACTAATGCCCTTCATGGAAAGATTTCTAGCTGCCAACAACAAGCAGACGAGTCAATTCCCGAAGCATGGGAACGCCTCCAACAGTACATCCGAGCATGCCCTCACCATGGCATTAGGGACTGGCTCTTGATCCAAGGTTTCTGCCATGGGCTAAGCAATACCGCCCGTAGTCACCTTGATGCTGTCGCTGGAGGAGCTTTCTTCTCACTCAACGTGAGGGAATCCATGGAACTCGCTGGGAAGATGGTTTTGAATGAAGGGTGGAACGATGAACTTCTCCATCCCAAGAAGCGAGAGATGTACACCATCAATAAGGTGGACATCATCTCTTCCAAAATGGACCTCTTGATGAAAAAGATAGAAGAAATATCCAATTTCAAGAAGGACCATAAAGCGATCCAATACTATGCCACCGCACAAGCCATCGCAGCAGATCCATGGTGCGAGGTGTGTGGTGAAGACGAGCATTCGGGTAATAATTGCCCCGAAACAAAGAAAGATGtaaacttcatcaacaacaatgGGTACCGATCCCAACAACAAGTATGGAATTCACGCCCCTTTTACCAAGGTAATGGAGGTAACAATTTCAACAATAATCAACCTTCATTAAGAGATCTTGTGTTAGGTCAAGACAGAATCAATGAAAATATCAATAAAAAGTTGCTTGCTAACGACAAGACCTTAGAAAATTTGAATACTAAAACGGATAGCTTTGCTTCCACTATTAAGAATGAATTGAGCTTTAATGAAATATTCGAAATACAATTAGCTCAATTAGCAGCTGTTATCCCATCCTTCGAAGAAGGTAAGATCCCTGGTAAATCCAAGGAACccctctgtggcagaaccgcctaa